The DNA sequence CGCCACCGCCTGGCGGTACGTGCAGGAAGCGATCGCCCTGCTCGCCGCGGTCGCCGAGGACCTGACCACGGCGATGCGCCGCATCCGACACCTGGCGTACACGATCCTCGACGGCACCCTGATCCCGATCGACCGAGTGGCGGACCAGAAGCCGTACTACTCCGGCAAACACCAGCGCCACGGCGTGAACGTGCAGGTCATCGCCGACGCCGCCGGCCGGCTCGTCTGGGCCTCCCGGACACTGCCGGGCTCGGCGCACGACCTCACCGCCGCCCGCGTCCACGGCATCACCCACGCGCTGACCAGCGCCCAGGTGATGACTTTCGCCGACAAGGGCTACCAGGGCGCCCGAGGCACCGTCCGCACCCCGTTCAAGCGCCACCGCTTCCGACCGAAGCTGTCACGCCGACAGAAGACGATCAACCGGGCGCACGCGAAGATCCGAGCACACGGCGAACGGGCCATCGCCACGCTCAAGACCTGGAAGATCCTGACCAAGCTGCGCTGCAGCCCACACCGCGCCACCGCGATCGTGCAGGCCATCCTCGTCCTGCACCACGTCGAAGCCAACCCCTACACAGGATGAAAATGGCTCGATGATCCAGAGAACGATCTGCACGCCATCGTCGAGACTCCCGGTCTGCCCCGCCAGGTTCGGTTTGCTGCCCTCTATGCGCTGCTGCTGCGTCTGCGACGGGAGGAGCGACACGGCGAGTACG is a window from the Solwaraspora sp. WMMD792 genome containing:
- a CDS encoding transposase family protein → MLSYPSTIPLSSRTLNHLTDLIRAHRNQHRSRWRRLDPGRQALLALAHLRNGDTYTRLAAGFAVGVATAWRYVQEAIALLAAVAEDLTTAMRRIRHLAYTILDGTLIPIDRVADQKPYYSGKHQRHGVNVQVIADAAGRLVWASRTLPGSAHDLTAARVHGITHALTSAQVMTFADKGYQGARGTVRTPFKRHRFRPKLSRRQKTINRAHAKIRAHGERAIATLKTWKILTKLRCSPHRATAIVQAILVLHHVEANPYTG